In Malania oleifera isolate guangnan ecotype guangnan chromosome 8, ASM2987363v1, whole genome shotgun sequence, a single window of DNA contains:
- the LOC131161272 gene encoding tubulin alpha chain-like, producing MRECISIHIGQAGIQVGNACWELYCLEHGIQPDGQMPGDKTVGGGDDAFNTFFSETGAGKHVPRAVFVDLEPTVIDEVRTGTYRQLFHPEQLISGKEDAANNFARGHYTIGKEIVDLCLDRIRKLADNCTGLQGFLVFNAVGGGTGSGLGSLLLERLSVDYGKKSKLGFTVYPSPQVSTSVVEPYNSVLSTHSLLEHTDVAVLLDNEAIYDICRRSLDIERPTYTNLNRLVSQVISSLTASLRFDGALNVDVTEFQTNLVPYPRIHFMLSSYAPVISAEKAYHEQLSVAEITNSAFEPSSMMAKCDPRHGKYMACCLMYRGDVVPKDVNAAVATIKTKRTIQFVDWCPTGFKCGINYQPPTVVPGGDLAKVQRAVCMISNSTSVAEVFSRIDHKFDLMYAKRAFVHWYVGEGMEEGEFSEAREDLAALEKDYEEVGAESAEGEEGDDGDEY from the exons ATGAGAGAGTGCATCTCAATTCACATCGGTCAGGCCGGAATTCAAGTCGGCAATGCGTGCTGGGAACTTTACTGCCTCGAGCACGGCATTCAG CCTGATGGCCAGATGCCCGGCGACAAGACAGTTGGTGGAGGAGACGATGCCTTCAACACCTTCTTCAGTGAAACTGGGGCTGGGAAGCATGTCCCCCGTGCTGTCTTTGTTGATCTTGAGCCCACTGTCATTGATGAGGTTAGGACTGGAACGTACCGCCAGCTCTTTCACCCAGAGCAACTTATCAGCGGCAAAGAAGATGCTGCTAACAACTTTGCCCGTGGTCATTATACCA TTGGGAAGGAGATTGTTGATCTGTGTTTGGATCGCATCCGCAAGCTAGCTGATAATTGCACTGGCCTTCAAGGTTTCCTTGTTTTCAATGCTGTTGGTGGCGGTACTGGATCTGGTCTTGGGTCGCTTCTTTTGGAGCGTCTCTCTGTTGATTATGGCAAGAAATCAAAGCTTGGGTTTACTGTCTATCCTTCCCCTCAAGTCTCAACATCTGTCGTGGAGCCTTACAACAGTGTCCTCTCAACCCATTCCCTTCTTGAACACACTGACGTAGCTGTGCTTCTTGACAATGAGGCCATCTATGACATTTGCAGGCGCTCACTTGACATTGAGCGCCCAACCTACACCAATCTCAACCGCCTTGTGTCTCAG GTGATTTCATCCCTCACTGCCTCCTTGAGGTTTGATGGAGCCTTAAATGTTGATGTGACTGAATTCCAGACCAATCTGGTTCCTTATCCTAGGATCCATTTCATGCTTTCTTCCTATGCCCCTGTCATCTCAGCTGAGAAGGCATACCATGAGCAGCTTTCGGTGGCAGAGATCACAAACAGTGCCTTCGAGCCATCATCTATGATGGCTAAATGTGACCCACGACATGGCAAGTACATGGCTTGCTGCCTGATGTACCGTGGTGATGTTGTGCCTAAGGATGTGAATGCTGCCGTGGCCACCATCAAGACCAAGCGCACAATCCAGTTTGTTGACTGGTGTCCTACTGGATTTAAGTGTGGTATCAACTATCAGCCTCCAACTGTTGTTCCTGGAGGTGACCTTGCAAAGGTGCAGAGGGCTGTCTGCATGATCTCCAACTCAACCAGTGTTGCAGAAGTTTTCTCCCGCATTGACCACAAGTTTGATCTTATGTATGCTAAGCGTGCTTTTGTGCACTGGTATGTCGGTGAGGGCATGGAGGAAGGAGAATTCTCTGAGGCTCGGGAGGATCTTGCTGCCCTTGAGAAGGATTATGAGGAAGTTGGTGCGGAATCTGCAGAGGGTGAGGAAGGTGATGATGGTGATGAGTATTGA